GAAGGGGGAATTGGTCGTGGCGATCGCGGCCCACGAACCCTCAATTTGCTGGGTGTAGCTGGCAATAGATTTTCCAGTTATGCCCCTGTCCCCTATTTTTTCACTAGCAAGGGACGAGGAATATTTCTCACGAACACTGAACCCTCAATTTTCAACTTGCGCGATCCGCAGATTGCAACAATCCGAGTTTCATCAAGTTGTATGCAGGGGCGAATTTTTTGCGGTGAGACACCCCTAGATATTATTGAACTTTATACCAACTATGTAGGAAGAATGCCACCACTTCCCGATTGGGTGCATCAAGGTGCGATCGTGGGTATGCAAGGCGGTACAGCCTTAGTCCGGAAAGTTTGGTCGCAACTGCGCTCACTCGACACCCCCATTGCCGGATTCTGGCTTCAGGATTGGGTCGGTCAACGCCGCACGATCGCCGGAAAACAGTTATGGTGGAACTGGCAGCTTGATGAAACCGCTTATCCAGGTTGGCAGCAGTTGGTAAGCGACTTGGCAGAGGCAAAAATTGCAGTTGGGGTATATGTCAATCCCTTTCTGGTCGATCGCCCACTCAAATCAAACCCACAACAGCGTAATCTGTATACAGAAGCTTTGCAACAAGGCTTTGTAGTCAAAAAAAATCAAGCCAACGAACCATACCTCATTGAAAGTACTGATTTCTCTGCGGCTTTGCTCGATTTGACTAACCCAGATGCTTGCAAATGGTTCAAAAATGTGCTTAAAGAAGAAGTGTTAGGCAAAGGTGCTAAATTCTGGATGGCTGACTTTGCAGAAGCAGCACCCTTTGAAGGGTTGTATGCTGGCGATGAATCTGGGTTAGTTTATCACAACCAATACCCAGTTGATTGGGTAGGACTCAACCGCGAAGCTATTCAAGAAGCTGGTAAAGCAGGCGACGCTTGGTTTTTCAATCGAGCCGGATTTTTGCAAACACCATCTCACAGCACATGTATGTGGTTAGGAGATCAAAACACGACTTGGGGTATAAATGATGGCATAGTTAGTGCTGTCAAAGGCGCGATTAGTGGTGGTTTGTCTGGGTTCAGCATCAACCACAGTGACATTGGTGGGTATACAAGTATTGCCAACCCGATTCTGGAAGCCATCGGTATCGGATTTAGGCGATCGCGCGAACTACTTTATCGCTGGATGGAAATGAACGCTTTCACTCCAGTCTTCCGCACCCACGAAGGCAATCAACCTGATAAAAATGTTCAATTTTATACTGATCAACATAGCCTCGCAACTTTCAGTTATTGGGCGAAAGTCTATGCAGCTTTGGCTGGATATCGCCAGCAATTGATGACAGAAGCCGCAACTAAAGGATATCCTATCATTCGGCATTTGATTCTTCACTACCCTGACGACCCAAATGTTTACAAACTTGAAGAGCAATTTCTCTTAGGTAGTGAGTTTTTAGTAGCACCAGTGTTAAAGCCAGGTAAAAAGACCGCCAATGTATATTTTCCAGCTGGCGAGTGGGTTCACTTGTGGAGTGGTAATATTTACGGCAGTGTGACAACAGGTATACAGCAAACAGTACCCGCTCCACTAGGGCAACCTCCTGTATTTTATCGGCAGGGGTCTAAAGTAGCTGAATCAGTCTTGGAGGCTTTAAAGGCAAAAAACATAGTAATATCAAGTTCGGCTAATTACTTACGATATAGTCGGTTTGCCTGGTAATAGGTAATTGGTAATTGGGAATTGGTAATTGGTAATTGAGAATTGGATTCTACTATTAGTCATCACATCTCACCCATCACCCATTACCCATTACCCATTACCCATTACCCATTACCCATTACCCATTACCCATTACCCATTACCAACCCCCACAGGTATCATAAGTGTTTAAACGGACATGATATAATTCGTAATTCGTCAGGGAGTTACCGTCAAGGTGAATCTAGTTCCCATCTTGGCTGTTGCTGAGATGAGAAACTGGTGTTAGCGAAGCGCAATCATCCAATCCAAAAGGTGATATCAAGTTCGGCTAATTACTTACGATCTAGTCGGTTTGCTTGGTAATAGGTAATGGGTAATGGGTAATAGGTAATACTCAAAACCAATTACCAATTACCAATTACCAATTCCCAATTACCGACCTCCACAGATATCATAAGTGTTTAAACGGACATGATATGAGATATATCAATTGAGGGTAGCCAATCCATAAGATACTTTGTCGGATTCGAGAGCAAATACTTTATTGAATTTTTAAGGTGCAGGCTATGGTAAGTCCTATTTTTTATACAAACTCCGATACTCCCAAGGATTGATAAACTTAGCATCACTCCAAACCCCAAGCTTTTGCTGCTTCGCCTCAGCTTCGGCTTGTTGCACTAAATCTTTGCTGGGACATTTGTTTAAATAGGGGCGATACACTTTTGCTAAGCCTTCCCGTAACAAAACTTGTTGTATAAAAGTACCATCTTTTAAACGGATTTCTGCCACCTTTCTGCCATAGCGATCGCTATCTGTAATATTCAAATTGACGCGATCGCCTCCTTGTTGTACCAATTGCTGTAGTCTTTGTTGCGCCTTCACACCCCAGCTAAATTGATTGCGATCGCTAGGGCGTTGACTATTTTTTTCTTTATTGGAATGAGCTATTTCTGGTGCATCCATACAAGCAAAGCGCACAGTGAATTTATTGCCTTGAGAATCTTTCACTGCTAAAGTATCACCATCACTCACTCGTTCAACTAAGTCACCAGAAACACCAAAAAATCGCTCACAGCCCATTAAACCCAAAATAATGATAGCTACACCCAGCCAAATAAATATATGCTTAGTTAACTTCTCCATCCAACCTCACCAAAATACCTCCCACGGATGATATTAACAAATAGCGTCCCGTCTAAAAATAATTCTGAGTTGATGGTTGCTTAACTTAACGTCAGTTCGATAAACCTCTCCCCCAGTCTCTATCCTACAACGAGAGGCAAGTAAAAAGTTGATTTTTCCATTATTTCCGCCTCGTCTAAAAGGCTACAGTGTACACACAAGTCTTAAAATTGTTACCTGGTCTGAGTAGGATGCGTTATGGACGTTAGGACTTATATCATGTCCGCTTGATTACTTACTAAACTCTAAGAACCCCACCCCACCAAAGCTACGCTTTGTTTCCCCTCCCCGTTCACTCTGAGGGGTTAGGGGTGGGGTGCAATGACTGTGGGAAACATAACTAATTAACCGGACATGATATTACGCACCGAAAATCTAGCAAGGTGCGTTAGCCTACGTGTAGAGGCACAATTCGTATTAAGTATCAGTTAAAAACAGAGGAGATATACTCAAGTTTGCATATATATATCTCTCATCCTCAAGGGGTTATGTATAAATCTGTGGAAACTACGGAATTTTTTCGCTTTTATGCAATGATCAGTTAATTCACTTACGTCCTGTTAAGACTTGTTCGGCACTCAAATCCAACTGTGGGAAAGTGGAAGAGATGATGCGTTCTTGTCCTCGGAATACAACAGCATCATAAAAACCTTCTACTAAGGTACATACCGTTACCACCTCTTGAATAGGGTCAACAATCCAGTATTCAGGAATTTCTAGGACAGCATACTCAGAACGTTTGCTGCGGTAGTCTGTGGTTTGCGTGGATTCGCTGACTACTTCTACTACTAATATGGGAGGATTTTCGTTGAGTTCGATCACAGCTTCTCGATTAGAAAGTGCTTCCCATTGCTCTGTTGGCAATACTACTACATCTGGCACTCGTGACGTGTCCCAGCGTCCCCCGCGTGGAGATCGCACTCCAACAGCAAACTTTTGTGCTGTCCAAGTTTTACCCATTTTGGCACTTTCGTCATCAAAGCTTCTTTCTAAAAACTTGGAGATGTTACCGTGCTTACCAGTACCAAGACTCATGGGGATTAATTCTCCATCTACCAATTCGTATTGAGTATCGGTACCATCGTCATACTTGAGATACTCTGCAAAAGTTAGTTTCTTAGTGGTTGGAGTCATAGCGATCGCAATCCTCATGGATGACTCAATACAGTTATTCTACGCGACAACTAAAGGCGATGAAGCGATTTACAAACTTTCTCCAATTAAGGTAAACGCCGCCCAATATTTAGGCTGTGGATATTGTTTCATAGTCAGTAACATCGCTTGACGTAGTGCAGTAGCTTTGTTGGGATTCTGTTGCATTTGTCGATAAAATTCAGTCATTAACAACTTTGTAGATTTGTCGTCTACACTCCACAGAGAAACAACCACACTAGGAACACCCGCTGCAATTAAAGAACGAGATAGTCCAATGACTCCATCACCTGTAATTGTTCCCTGTCCTGTTTCACAAGCACTCAACACAACTAATTCAGCGTTCAACTTCATATCGAAGATTTCACCCGCCGTCAGAAATCCGTTACTGTCCTGTTGTTCTTTTTTTGCGGTAGAATCGGGTGCAAGTGCGATCGCTCCTGGTACACCAAAGCCAAAATCATCGAGTAAGCCGTGAGTCGCTAAGTGAATTATTCTGGCTTTTGTCATCAGTTGTTTAACAGTAACTTCGGTTGCTTGTTTACCTGTTAAAGCTTTGGTGTTAAGCATCTGAGCAATTTCAATGGCTTCATCTTCAGCATTTTTTAGGGGTTTCAACTGTTTGGGTGCTTCCCCAATATTTGGTGGTAAACTCGGCATTGTGGGATTTCCTACTACTAACGCCCCTGTTGTTGAAATTTTTTGTCGTTGTTCGTGAGTGAATTGTAATACTTGAATTGCCGGAGCGGTGAGGATGGTATGCTTTTCGATGAGATATTTATCTTGCTCATCTTGTAAAGCTGCGAAAGGAACGAGGAACAATTGATTTTGAGGAATAAATATCACTCGTTCGTTGGGGTTAGTTGGTAAATATTGGGCGATTGGTTTGATCAGCAATTGATAAAGTTTTTGTAAGCTTTCTCGCTGTATTTTTGCATCATCAGGATTGACAACAACTGTGCTAAATATACTCCGGTCATTAACTCCAATGGCTTGACGGCTGCTGCTAACTAGGTCTTTTAAAGATATATTAATTTTCTGGACGTGAAATGCTATTTCACCTGTGGGTTTAACTACCCAAATATAAATTTCTGAACCATCCCATATTATTTTATTATCTGCATTTTTGAGAGGTGAGGGGATTGAATATTCTACAATTGTGGCTTTTTGCTCTTTAGCTATTTTCTGAATATCCTGAAGTTTTGGTGGTACTATTACAGGTATATTAGCTTTTAATTGATTATTGTTTTTAGATTGTCTTGCTGTTATTAAATTGACAAAAGCTCTAGCTCTAGCACGTTCGGCAACTTCTAATGCTTGTTTGGGTTGATTCTGAATAATTAAGACTTTTTGCAACAGACTATAGGTTTGAGTCTGGGTATCAAAAAAAGAAATTTGATTAGGGTCTGAAAGAACAATCTGCATCGAATCAAAAAGATTAATGGCTTTGTATAAAGCAGTAGTGGCTTCAGGAAGTTTATTGGCTATAAAAGCAGTGATGCCAATCTGTTGATAACTAGTTACTTCCACCCACTGATTACCGCCTTTTTGGGCAAATTCTCCAGCTTGTTTGTAATAACTAATTGCCAAATCATATTTTTGACGTTCATTGTAAAAAAAACCAGCCGACATATATGTGAGTGGTTGAACCTGATAACCTTCACTAGTTTTGCTGATTTCTATGGCTTTTTGAAAATATTCCTCAGCTAGCTGATCTTCTCCTAACTCAGCATAAGCTTGAGCAATATCAACAAGAGACAATGCTTGCAAATCTGGGTTTCCTAATGTTTGGTATATTTTTAATTGCTCTAATGCTTCCTGTAACTTTTTTCGCGCCTTTTCCAATTCAGCGGCAGATTTAGGAGGACGAGTAGATTTATTCTTTGAACCTAGATTTTTTGGCGAAGCAGAATTTTCCAGACAAGTTTTTTTACTTTCCTCAGAGCGACCTAACATAATGTAGGTGTACTTTATCCCCACACAAGCAGTTTTAATTCCTGATTCAACAAATCTTTTATATGCGACAATTGTGGCTTCATTGGCAGCAGATGGAGTTTTTTCAAACTGAATGAGAAATGATTGGAATGTGTCTAATGCTTGTTGATAAAACTTGAGCGCTTGCTCATAGTTTTTGGCTTTAAAAGAGTAAATATTACCAACATTCAAAAAAATAAAACCTTGATGATGAATATGCTCTAGCTTGTCTATAGGAGACTTAAATACCTCTGTATTTGCAATGATAAGAGCTTGATTATAAGATTCTATTGCTTTGTCTATTTCACCCTGTCTATCATAAACTTCTCCCAGCTTGGAAAAGGCTTCACTAATCTCGGATGGAGACTTATTATCTGTTTTAAAAGTTTCTAAAGCTTGCTCATATAATTCTATAGCTTTAGTATATTGTCCCTTGAGATTGTAGATGTCTCCCAGCCCAATGAGTGCTTTTGCTAGGCGAGTGCGATCGCCTATTTGTTTAGCAAGTTTTATTGAATCTTGAAAATATTGAACTGATTGATTTAGTAATTCGCCACCCGTTAAATCTCCAGTCAGTACTTTGCTTCCTCCTATTGCATAGTTAAACGCACCCAGAGTATTGAGTAAATCGATTTCTAGTTTGTCTTGACGCAGTTGATCTTCTGGAGAACCACCAGCTTTGCGGATAGTATTGACGGCTTGTTCTATGAAATTCATTCCTTTGGAAGCATCTGTATAGAAGTAGATTGCACCTAAACTTTTGAGCGCGATCGCTTCTGTTTCATAGTTTTTATTTTGTCGCGCTACTCCTAAAGCTTTCTCGCAATACTCAATAGCACGCGCAGAGTTTTTTAATTGCAAGTAAACAAGTCCTAAATTACTCAGCGCCCTCGCCTCTAAAGTGGTATCTTTAATACTTTGAGCAATTTCTAAAGCTTGTTGATAGTTAGTAATTGCTTTGTTGAATTCATCTAAATGATCAGAGTAAACATTGCCAATAGCAATTAGCGCTTTACCTTGTCCTGGTTGGTTTTTAATTTGACGGTATATACTTAAAGCTTGCTGGAAAGCCTTTAATGCAGCTTCGGGTTGATTGCGATCGCTTAGTTCATAGCCTTGTTTAATCAGTCTATCAGCTTCAGCTTTCTCTGCATTTGGACTTTCTGCCAAAACTGGTGATGTAATAAATAATTCTAATTGCAACGTACTTAAGGGCAATGTGAGATAAAATGCTAAAGAAGCAAGGGTGAGACGTTGCAGACGGCGAGCTATTGGATGATGACGCATAGATAATTTGCAAATTATGATCAAAATTGGTTACATATATCTTCCATGCTCAAAGAGATATGTATAAATCAGCCAAAAGTACTGAATTTTTTCGTTTTTATCCAACTTATCTAAATAATGTCAGGACTTACGCACGGACTACCATTTTACGTCATTACGAGCGTACTCCTTCGGAGAACCCGCTTTCTTAGCGAAGTAATCGCAAAAGCTTAGTTTTTCGTCACGAGTGCCTCAGTCCTAAATGTAAATGACTTGATATTGTCAGTAATGTACAATCAATCTCAGTTCTTTTGCGGTGGAGGATTATTAATAAAGATGAAATATTTATTATCGAGAATTATTAATTTTTCTGAAAATATTTACATAACCTCAATTTGACGAAAGATATATGAGGTTAAGTGAATCTACATTCAGCCGGAGTCATCAAGATGAAAAGAAGTATTATTGTTTCTCAGAGTATATGTTTGCCATTTGCCATTCTGTTTCCCATCCAGGCACACGCCCAAAGACATGCAGTACCGCTGAAATATCCACCACTGGGTGTCGAATTACCCCCCTTAATCCCCCCTTATCAAGGGGGGAAATTAAAAATCCAGTTCCCTCCCCTTGTAAAGGGGAGGGTTAGGGTGGGGTAAAGCTAAGCAAACTATTTCAGTTATAGCAATAGCCAAGGTGGTTAGGACATCAACAGATGATAAAACCTAGACACAAAAAGGCTTTTCACCCAGTCCCCAGCGATGCACTGAGCTTGTCGAAGTGTCCCCAGTCCCCAGTCCCCAGCTATAACTACCACAACTGGATAAAACAAGGATGGATAAAGCATCAAGATATTGGCTATTGATCAGCGTTGATAGTTTCGGTAAAATCCGTTGTGATGAACTCAAGGAAAACCGAGACTTTTTCTCGCAACAGTTTCCAGAATTATCTCAGCAAGAAAATCTGCGTGAGCGAGGAATACAACGCCAGTTGATGCAATGGTATCAATATGATGATATTTTGCGCCAGCTAGCTGAAGGATGTCTGCGTTGTTTTATCTCTCATCAAATTAAAGACACTTGCCAAGGACTAGCAGAAAAGTTTGGTAAAAAACATAATTTTACTAGTGCTGAACTCTTGCCTTTGGTAGTTGATAGTCACCGGATGAGAAACTCTAACCCCCAATCTCTAACTACACGGATTTTACAGACTTTTGACCCAGAACAGAGTAATTTATCGACTTGGACAAACAGGATACTCAAAAGCGATCGCATAGTCAAACAATTTTTACTCGACCACGGCATTGAACAAGTCACCGACTGGATGATTCTCAACTACATGACACCAGGTCGCTTAGCCCGGATTTTATCAGATTACCAGCAAACACCAACTGAAATCAACCAAGCAGTTGAACTTCTCGATAATTATCACCAAGTTTATCGCACCCATCTTTTACAAATCCGCAGAACAGGCGCTAAAACTCGATATCCAGAACCAACCCTAGAACAGCTGCGTCAAATTGCTGATTTGTGTCAAAATGCAAAGCCTCACGTTTGGGTAAACAAAATCTCACCTGAACAAGTTCGAGAACAACTACAAAATCTTGCCAGTTTACTAAGAGAAGAACGCATTCGTAGCAGAAAAGGTTTATCTCGTTTAGAATCTTTAAATCAGAATCAACAAACAATCAACATTTCTCAGCCTGAAAATAATGAACAATCAGACTTTTTAGCAGAATATCAACAAAAAATTGATGAATGTCTGATGAAATCTGCTGTTTTAGTAATTCAAAATCGATTTGACTATTTACAACGCAAAAAAAATCCTCGTTCTCAGAAAAAGGCATACAACTATATTACAGGACTTTATTTATTTCATTGTCAGGGAGTTTCGATGGCAAACATAGCCACAGAACTAGAATTAACTGACCAACCAGAAGTTAGCCGCTTATTAGAAATAACAAATTTACGTAAAGATATTGGACGTAACACTTTATCTTGTTTAATCAAGTCTATTTTAGAAGTAGCTAAAACATACGTCACTGCTGAGCAATTAAAAAATTTAGATAACAAAATTCAACCTATTGTAGAACAAAAAATCCAAACTATAATTGAGCAAGCTAGAAAAGATGCCAGCACTGGAACGCAGCAAGTTAAAAATAACCAGTTGGCGCAAGCTATTTGCCAATGTCTGAAGGATAGAACAGAAATTATTAGAAGGAAGTAATTTTATGTATTCACTCAGTGATGCAACAAATGATTTTTTTGAAATCAATCAAACTGGAGAGAT
Above is a window of Nostoc sp. UHCC 0702 DNA encoding:
- a CDS encoding alpha-glucosidase, which encodes MKAPWQSSYPVTYPQYTIASNGWVLKRLLRLLTEPLKKLSRWKLIAPGKISTSVPSQSFKLGEFTIDWQGSEAKQPSLQIIHQSNSAKIIWQTSPGCSFVSGGDVSLTIIEERGSIEVDEQKHASFSDQIVEGIKQQDDTLEISGRLVGRQSAGKEPQYVLKLRTVGSKELDFQLQIIDGNVNEIQLQFTTSPDEHFYGFGEQFSDIDCKGQWIPIVCEEGGIGRGDRGPRTLNLLGVAGNRFSSYAPVPYFFTSKGRGIFLTNTEPSIFNLRDPQIATIRVSSSCMQGRIFCGETPLDIIELYTNYVGRMPPLPDWVHQGAIVGMQGGTALVRKVWSQLRSLDTPIAGFWLQDWVGQRRTIAGKQLWWNWQLDETAYPGWQQLVSDLAEAKIAVGVYVNPFLVDRPLKSNPQQRNLYTEALQQGFVVKKNQANEPYLIESTDFSAALLDLTNPDACKWFKNVLKEEVLGKGAKFWMADFAEAAPFEGLYAGDESGLVYHNQYPVDWVGLNREAIQEAGKAGDAWFFNRAGFLQTPSHSTCMWLGDQNTTWGINDGIVSAVKGAISGGLSGFSINHSDIGGYTSIANPILEAIGIGFRRSRELLYRWMEMNAFTPVFRTHEGNQPDKNVQFYTDQHSLATFSYWAKVYAALAGYRQQLMTEAATKGYPIIRHLILHYPDDPNVYKLEEQFLLGSEFLVAPVLKPGKKTANVYFPAGEWVHLWSGNIYGSVTTGIQQTVPAPLGQPPVFYRQGSKVAESVLEALKAKNIVISSSANYLRYSRFAW
- a CDS encoding thermonuclease family protein, whose product is MEKLTKHIFIWLGVAIIILGLMGCERFFGVSGDLVERVSDGDTLAVKDSQGNKFTVRFACMDAPEIAHSNKEKNSQRPSDRNQFSWGVKAQQRLQQLVQQGGDRVNLNITDSDRYGRKVAEIRLKDGTFIQQVLLREGLAKVYRPYLNKCPSKDLVQQAEAEAKQQKLGVWSDAKFINPWEYRSLYKK
- a CDS encoding Uma2 family endonuclease, producing MTPTTKKLTFAEYLKYDDGTDTQYELVDGELIPMSLGTGKHGNISKFLERSFDDESAKMGKTWTAQKFAVGVRSPRGGRWDTSRVPDVVVLPTEQWEALSNREAVIELNENPPILVVEVVSESTQTTDYRSKRSEYAVLEIPEYWIVDPIQEVVTVCTLVEGFYDAVVFRGQERIISSTFPQLDLSAEQVLTGRK
- a CDS encoding CHAT domain-containing protein; amino-acid sequence: MRHHPIARRLQRLTLASLAFYLTLPLSTLQLELFITSPVLAESPNAEKAEADRLIKQGYELSDRNQPEAALKAFQQALSIYRQIKNQPGQGKALIAIGNVYSDHLDEFNKAITNYQQALEIAQSIKDTTLEARALSNLGLVYLQLKNSARAIEYCEKALGVARQNKNYETEAIALKSLGAIYFYTDASKGMNFIEQAVNTIRKAGGSPEDQLRQDKLEIDLLNTLGAFNYAIGGSKVLTGDLTGGELLNQSVQYFQDSIKLAKQIGDRTRLAKALIGLGDIYNLKGQYTKAIELYEQALETFKTDNKSPSEISEAFSKLGEVYDRQGEIDKAIESYNQALIIANTEVFKSPIDKLEHIHHQGFIFLNVGNIYSFKAKNYEQALKFYQQALDTFQSFLIQFEKTPSAANEATIVAYKRFVESGIKTACVGIKYTYIMLGRSEESKKTCLENSASPKNLGSKNKSTRPPKSAAELEKARKKLQEALEQLKIYQTLGNPDLQALSLVDIAQAYAELGEDQLAEEYFQKAIEISKTSEGYQVQPLTYMSAGFFYNERQKYDLAISYYKQAGEFAQKGGNQWVEVTSYQQIGITAFIANKLPEATTALYKAINLFDSMQIVLSDPNQISFFDTQTQTYSLLQKVLIIQNQPKQALEVAERARARAFVNLITARQSKNNNQLKANIPVIVPPKLQDIQKIAKEQKATIVEYSIPSPLKNADNKIIWDGSEIYIWVVKPTGEIAFHVQKINISLKDLVSSSRQAIGVNDRSIFSTVVVNPDDAKIQRESLQKLYQLLIKPIAQYLPTNPNERVIFIPQNQLFLVPFAALQDEQDKYLIEKHTILTAPAIQVLQFTHEQRQKISTTGALVVGNPTMPSLPPNIGEAPKQLKPLKNAEDEAIEIAQMLNTKALTGKQATEVTVKQLMTKARIIHLATHGLLDDFGFGVPGAIALAPDSTAKKEQQDSNGFLTAGEIFDMKLNAELVVLSACETGQGTITGDGVIGLSRSLIAAGVPSVVVSLWSVDDKSTKLLMTEFYRQMQQNPNKATALRQAMLLTMKQYPQPKYWAAFTLIGESL